In Alkalihalobacterium alkalinitrilicum, a genomic segment contains:
- a CDS encoding dihydrolipoamide acetyltransferase family protein, which translates to MIEVKMPRLGVTMQNGTVSTWLVEEGDEVNKGDYLFELETEKSTLEIEAQASGVLRKIIVPEDQEVPVNTVIAIMTETATDDLDLSIYENAVDTNEAKEQPNNKNPETNSTSTQPNTIRRGSISPRARKLAKELGVAIESITGTGKDGLITEDDVRNAGGSNHAIPIKEKIALNHVKKAMSENMSKSWTTTPQFTQMVSVNMKNVLRVKKEWSDVSLNDIFVKVVGNIAKENSIVNSKLEGQEIVIYDEVNVSVAVNSQYGLVVPVVKNTETKSVSDISKEINQLAKKAETNQLTLDDYANGTITVSNLGSLGIEMGTPIINIPQSTIVFVGSIVKKPIVTDDDKIVVAPMMTLSICYDHRFIDGVTGAKFTNDLKRALENLESNDLM; encoded by the coding sequence ATGATTGAAGTTAAAATGCCAAGATTAGGAGTAACAATGCAAAATGGTACGGTTTCAACTTGGTTAGTTGAAGAAGGGGATGAAGTTAATAAAGGGGATTATTTATTTGAATTAGAAACCGAAAAGTCAACTTTAGAAATTGAAGCACAAGCTTCTGGAGTTTTAAGAAAGATTATTGTTCCTGAAGATCAAGAAGTTCCTGTGAATACCGTCATTGCGATTATGACAGAAACAGCAACTGATGACTTAGATCTTTCCATTTATGAAAATGCAGTCGATACTAATGAAGCAAAAGAACAACCAAATAATAAAAACCCAGAAACAAACAGTACTTCAACACAACCTAATACTATTAGAAGAGGAAGTATTTCACCTAGAGCACGTAAGTTAGCTAAAGAACTAGGAGTAGCGATTGAAAGTATTACAGGTACTGGGAAAGATGGACTAATTACAGAAGATGATGTTCGAAATGCTGGAGGTTCAAATCATGCTATCCCGATTAAAGAAAAGATAGCATTAAATCATGTCAAAAAAGCGATGTCAGAAAATATGTCAAAGAGTTGGACAACTACTCCACAGTTCACGCAAATGGTCTCAGTTAATATGAAAAATGTATTAAGAGTTAAAAAAGAATGGAGTGACGTTTCACTTAATGATATTTTTGTAAAAGTGGTTGGAAATATAGCAAAAGAAAATTCGATTGTTAATAGTAAATTAGAGGGACAAGAAATTGTAATCTACGATGAGGTTAATGTTTCAGTAGCCGTTAATAGTCAATACGGACTTGTTGTTCCTGTTGTAAAGAACACAGAAACAAAATCAGTTTCAGACATCTCTAAAGAAATTAATCAACTTGCGAAAAAAGCCGAGACTAATCAATTAACATTAGATGACTATGCCAATGGCACAATCACTGTTTCCAATCTCGGTAGCTTAGGTATTGAAATGGGTACACCTATCATTAACATACCTCAATCGACCATTGTATTTGTAGGCAGTATTGTAAAGAAACCGATTGTAACTGATGATGACAAGATTGTAGTTGCGCCGATGATGACGCTATCGATATGTTATGATCATAGATTTATTGATGGTGTTACGGGAGCAAAGTTTACGAATGATCTTAAAAGAGCATTAGAAAATCTTGAAAGTAATGATTTAATGTAA
- a CDS encoding ABC transporter substrate-binding protein produces MKNQIGLTKFCLLIFSLIFILAACTSPSTSEPTSNDSSEKEGSPTSEALEGEKVLKVALPAPPGNLDPHFVATHSEMEIVQPIFNGLLRYQPGTASFDTIEGDLAENWEVSDDGLTWTFQLREGVQWHKGYGEFTSDDVKWSIERVMDPEVGSPQASMFKFVESVEAPDKYTVEITLKQPYPAFILSLVVDGVGGGAIMKREAVEGGGEDPEKLVGTGPFMLEAHSPGESAILIKNTEYFRGEPKLDQIELYVMRDNAAREVAMDRGDIHMTYGEPDGMWVQQRSQNEDLDILISGQSMIWTIHLNKEMAPMDNILVRKAISYAIDYDSLMHSLGTDVARPAKSILSDGVFGHIETGQYEYNPEKAKELLAEAGYPDGLTLPETLTPNLPAYIPVNSFIQEQLRQVGIEAPMQQVDLPTWMPALYGGQNPFNFQIGVQRPHGVPNLFRVWHSEGPANFTKYSGSDQLIEQAELELDEQRSLELMAQIQQEIKDDYISLPMIETVMTNAVRKEVELGYELIDTAIYMAPKYETTDLLK; encoded by the coding sequence TTGAAAAACCAGATCGGCTTAACTAAGTTTTGCCTACTCATTTTCAGTTTGATTTTTATTTTAGCGGCTTGTACATCTCCGTCAACTTCAGAACCAACATCAAATGACTCATCTGAAAAAGAAGGTTCACCTACTTCCGAGGCATTAGAAGGAGAAAAAGTATTAAAAGTAGCACTACCTGCACCTCCTGGGAACCTTGATCCTCATTTTGTCGCGACTCACTCGGAGATGGAAATTGTCCAGCCCATTTTCAATGGGTTATTACGTTATCAACCAGGAACGGCTAGCTTTGATACGATAGAAGGAGACTTAGCTGAAAATTGGGAAGTTAGTGACGACGGATTAACCTGGACGTTTCAATTACGAGAAGGTGTTCAATGGCACAAAGGATATGGCGAGTTCACTTCTGACGATGTTAAATGGTCCATTGAAAGGGTTATGGACCCTGAAGTAGGGTCACCACAAGCGTCAATGTTTAAGTTTGTAGAAAGTGTAGAAGCTCCTGACAAATACACCGTCGAAATTACATTAAAACAACCGTATCCAGCGTTTATATTAAGTTTAGTCGTAGATGGAGTTGGTGGCGGTGCAATAATGAAAAGAGAAGCAGTAGAAGGTGGTGGAGAAGATCCTGAGAAACTAGTAGGAACGGGACCTTTTATGCTAGAAGCACATTCACCAGGTGAAAGTGCCATTTTAATTAAAAACACCGAATACTTCCGAGGCGAGCCAAAACTAGATCAAATTGAATTATATGTGATGAGAGATAATGCGGCTCGTGAGGTGGCGATGGATCGCGGTGATATTCATATGACGTACGGTGAACCCGATGGTATGTGGGTTCAACAGCGAAGCCAAAACGAAGATCTTGATATTCTAATTTCAGGACAGTCGATGATTTGGACGATTCACCTCAATAAAGAGATGGCACCAATGGATAATATTCTCGTTAGAAAAGCGATTTCCTATGCGATCGACTACGATAGTCTCATGCATTCTCTCGGGACGGATGTCGCAAGGCCCGCAAAATCCATTCTTAGTGATGGCGTTTTTGGTCATATAGAAACAGGTCAATATGAGTATAACCCTGAAAAAGCAAAAGAATTATTAGCCGAGGCAGGGTATCCTGATGGACTCACTCTTCCAGAAACATTAACACCTAATTTACCTGCTTATATACCAGTGAACAGCTTCATTCAGGAACAATTAAGACAAGTTGGTATTGAAGCCCCAATGCAGCAAGTCGATTTACCAACATGGATGCCAGCTCTTTATGGTGGACAAAATCCTTTTAACTTCCAAATAGGTGTTCAAAGGCCTCATGGAGTTCCAAATTTATTTCGAGTTTGGCATTCAGAGGGCCCTGCAAACTTTACTAAATATAGTGGATCTGACCAACTCATAGAGCAAGCGGAATTAGAGTTAGATGAGCAAAGGTCATTAGAACTAATGGCGCAAATTCAACAAGAAATAAAGGATGATTATATCTCTTTACCAATGATTGAAACAGTAATGACAAATGCCGTTAGAAAAGAAGTTGAGCTAGGGTATGAATTAATCGATACAGCTATTTATATGGCTCCAAAGTATGAAACAACCGATTTATTAAAATAA
- a CDS encoding SDR family oxidoreductase has protein sequence MNVLVIGGSKGIGKATALRFSEKDNNIFINYASDDHAAKETFEEVKQKGANVHLLKADVGDSVAIKTMMDKIKNEVDQLDLIVHCAVAVIPGNALDLSKEEWDRAVAVSNFSIIEIIKEAMPLLRYGSTFLALSSRGATHAIGNYAALGTTKAFTEALVRYLMLELAPKGIRINVVSPGTLYTDALEKVFPGRAEELVKMVNEKNPSNRGISFEDVTDTIAFLASPQAQMIQGRVIHIDGGIGLI, from the coding sequence ATGAATGTTCTCGTCATAGGTGGTTCGAAGGGGATTGGGAAAGCAACAGCGCTTCGTTTTAGCGAAAAGGATAATAATATATTCATTAATTATGCTAGTGATGATCATGCGGCAAAAGAAACGTTCGAAGAGGTAAAGCAAAAAGGGGCAAATGTTCATTTGTTAAAGGCTGATGTTGGTGATTCAGTCGCTATTAAAACAATGATGGATAAAATTAAGAATGAAGTAGATCAGCTTGATTTAATTGTTCATTGTGCAGTAGCTGTAATTCCTGGGAATGCTTTAGATTTATCGAAAGAAGAATGGGATCGGGCAGTTGCTGTTAGTAATTTTTCGATCATTGAAATAATAAAAGAAGCGATGCCTTTACTTCGTTATGGTTCGACCTTTTTAGCATTATCAAGCCGAGGAGCGACACATGCGATTGGAAATTATGCTGCGTTAGGGACAACGAAAGCTTTTACGGAAGCATTAGTTCGTTATTTAATGCTTGAACTAGCACCAAAAGGGATCCGAATTAATGTTGTATCCCCAGGCACACTTTATACGGATGCTTTGGAAAAAGTATTTCCAGGGCGAGCAGAAGAGCTCGTTAAAATGGTAAACGAAAAAAATCCTAGTAATCGTGGAATTTCGTTTGAAGATGTAACAGATACGATTGCATTTTTAGCCAGTCCACAAGCTCAAATGATTCAAGGAAGAGTTATTCATATTGATGGAGGGATTGGACTTATATAA
- the istB gene encoding IS21-like element helper ATPase IstB, with protein sequence MMNQETLRKLVEMKMGAMAELYQQQKQNNDYRDMDFDDRFNLLVDYEYDRRKSNRLERLIKQATLSEPTAAIEDIEYHPDRNLDKNQILELATGNYLQNHHNIILMGASGNGKTWISNAFGVHACRQFYKVKYIRLPELLDELAVAKYEADGSFRKLIQKYKKIDLLILDEWLLTELSEENILHVLEIIEARLKRASTIFCSQFSPEGWHSKLGQAQIADAILDRIVHDSYKILVDGEVSMRERHGLRVSK encoded by the coding sequence ATAATGAACCAAGAAACTTTACGTAAACTAGTAGAAATGAAAATGGGTGCGATGGCGGAATTATATCAGCAGCAAAAGCAGAATAACGATTATAGGGACATGGATTTTGATGATAGGTTCAATCTCCTGGTAGATTATGAATATGATAGACGTAAATCGAATCGACTTGAACGACTAATTAAACAGGCTACACTCAGCGAACCAACAGCAGCTATTGAAGATATCGAATATCATCCGGATCGTAATTTGGATAAGAATCAAATATTAGAGTTAGCAACTGGGAATTACCTTCAAAATCACCATAACATCATTTTAATGGGCGCCTCTGGGAACGGAAAGACATGGATATCCAATGCCTTTGGGGTACATGCATGTCGCCAATTTTATAAAGTGAAATATATAAGGTTACCAGAATTACTAGATGAATTAGCTGTAGCAAAGTATGAAGCAGATGGCAGCTTCCGTAAGTTAATTCAGAAATACAAAAAGATTGATTTATTAATCCTGGATGAGTGGCTACTAACAGAGCTTTCAGAGGAAAATATACTGCATGTGTTGGAGATTATTGAAGCAAGGCTCAAAAGAGCCTCTACTATTTTCTGTTCCCAATTCTCACCTGAGGGATGGCATTCAAAACTAGGACAGGCACAAATAGCAGATGCGATTCTTGACAGAATCGTTCATGATTCATATAAGATTCTAGTTGATGGTGAAGTTTCGATGAGGGAACGTCATGGATTGAGGGTATCAAAATGA
- a CDS encoding DUF5392 family protein has translation MSSGLTKNEFVPENARETYLERLQTEPFNAMTIFCEFLQHEERIKKMKGIL, from the coding sequence ATTAGTTCTGGATTAACTAAGAATGAATTCGTACCTGAAAACGCAAGAGAGACGTACTTAGAGAGACTTCAAACAGAACCGTTTAATGCGATGACCATCTTTTGTGAGTTTCTACAACACGAAGAAAGAATAAAAAAAATGAAAGGTATTCTTTAA
- the lpdA gene encoding dihydrolipoyl dehydrogenase codes for MDNNYDLTILGGGTGGYVAAIRASQFGLKVAIIEKGKLGGTCLHRGCIPSKSLLRSAEVYSHAKTMDSFGVSASDVTLDFSKVQERKEMIVNQLYQGVQYLMKKGQITVYNGTGKIVSPNAGASKSVILEVQKQNGEIVELISKNLIIATGSSPRDLPGLVTDEEFIINSDHALQLEQLPSSIAIIGGGVIGIEWASMLADFGVEVSVIETMDRILPQEDQEISKEVQRILKKKGIKVLTSAKVQDISKQDGEVEVSLDVKGKSKSLSSEKVLLSVGRKANIENIGLETTRIDVQKGVIQTNEFCQTSKPNVYAIGDVIGGLQLAHVASHEGLLAVEHITNNNPVPIDYSSIPKCVYSQPQVASVGLTEEEAVINGYSIKTGKFPFKAIGKALVYGEADGFAKVVIDNETNKLLGVHMVGPSVTDLISEAGLAKFLNATHLDLAHSIHPHPSLSEIFGEVALISDNIPIHM; via the coding sequence ATGGATAATAATTATGATTTGACCATCCTTGGCGGCGGAACAGGTGGATATGTTGCAGCAATTCGCGCATCACAGTTCGGTCTAAAAGTAGCTATTATTGAAAAAGGAAAGTTAGGAGGGACATGCCTTCATCGTGGATGTATACCTAGTAAATCATTGTTAAGGAGTGCTGAAGTATATTCTCATGCGAAAACAATGGATAGTTTCGGGGTTAGCGCCTCTGATGTAACATTAGACTTTTCAAAAGTCCAGGAACGAAAAGAGATGATTGTGAATCAATTATACCAAGGCGTTCAATACTTAATGAAAAAAGGACAAATTACTGTCTATAATGGGACAGGTAAAATCGTTAGTCCAAACGCTGGTGCTAGTAAATCGGTCATTCTAGAAGTTCAAAAACAAAACGGTGAAATAGTAGAACTGATTTCAAAAAACTTAATCATTGCTACGGGGTCAAGTCCAAGGGACCTCCCTGGTTTAGTAACGGATGAGGAATTTATTATTAATTCCGATCATGCACTACAACTTGAACAATTACCTTCCTCTATAGCGATTATTGGTGGAGGAGTGATTGGTATCGAGTGGGCATCGATGCTTGCTGATTTTGGTGTAGAAGTATCTGTTATTGAAACGATGGATCGAATTTTACCTCAAGAAGATCAAGAAATTTCTAAAGAAGTACAAAGAATATTAAAGAAAAAAGGGATCAAAGTGCTAACTAGTGCTAAAGTTCAAGATATTTCAAAGCAAGATGGTGAAGTAGAAGTATCATTAGACGTAAAAGGGAAAAGCAAATCTTTATCTTCAGAGAAAGTCCTACTATCTGTGGGTCGTAAAGCAAATATTGAAAATATTGGACTTGAAACTACAAGAATTGATGTTCAAAAAGGTGTAATCCAAACGAATGAATTTTGCCAAACATCGAAACCGAATGTCTATGCGATCGGGGATGTTATTGGAGGGTTACAATTAGCTCATGTAGCTTCTCATGAAGGCTTGCTTGCAGTTGAGCATATTACGAATAATAACCCTGTACCGATAGATTATAGTTCAATTCCGAAATGTGTATATAGCCAACCTCAAGTAGCAAGTGTAGGTTTAACCGAAGAGGAAGCCGTTATAAATGGTTACTCGATAAAAACTGGTAAATTTCCATTTAAAGCGATTGGAAAGGCGTTAGTTTACGGGGAAGCTGATGGATTTGCCAAAGTAGTTATTGATAATGAAACCAATAAACTATTAGGCGTCCACATGGTTGGACCAAGTGTAACAGATCTAATTTCAGAAGCAGGGCTGGCAAAGTTTCTCAATGCTACCCATTTGGACTTAGCGCACTCTATACATCCACACCCTTCGTTGAGTGAAATATTTGGTGAAGTTGCTCTAATATCAGATAATATTCCAATTCATATGTAA
- a CDS encoding sigma-54-dependent Fis family transcriptional regulator has protein sequence MKNNHYSKKHFRSFNISEEEKVLKNTWRNYFKKGIDLGEVRPVIMDSWKRSQSYNINPNWDQATTICKQKEILKRRETNKDILTLIRPFMDDLFEIVKGTDSIIAFADKDGIVLELFGDSEIALNAASVNFKVGVDMCEKSSGTNSIALSLVHGKAIQVVGPEHYCVVWHTSHCSSAPIKDPYSNEIIGVITLVGYYRSTHPHSFGLVRTAADTIMRLIEQNGMKKEKYMINNYFSAALNSVSDGILIVNRLGEIIRINKIAAHLLKISLVENKKYQISDIPQLEPLSKYIEDSISGNEIILQDELNMLYEEKFKLLFTSRKIVVEGQYLGNIIILKKKVNKELKQHSAKYNFTSLIGKDQDFIKAIKLASKAAKTDKSILIIGESGTGKELFAQAIHNESERQFESFVAINCAAIPKDLISSELFGYAEGAFTSAVKGGKMGKFEAANGGTIFLDEIGDMALELQAHLLRVLEEREITPVGSNVSKPIDVRVIAATNKDLFSLVEENKFRLDLLYRLNVISIKVPPLRKRKQDIELFIKHYLPTKKICPNVLNYFYEYDWPGNLREMRNVMEQLDIFCEEEMVTEEYLPEYIRADFLEKEENTSLYQSVANETKKETMVIALENSSSVSDVAKKLGVSPSTLYRWASEYQINMKDYFKKTKQA, from the coding sequence TTGAAAAACAATCATTATTCTAAAAAGCATTTTCGATCTTTTAACATCTCAGAAGAAGAAAAAGTATTAAAAAATACTTGGAGAAATTACTTTAAAAAGGGAATAGACTTAGGCGAAGTAAGACCTGTTATTATGGATTCTTGGAAGCGTTCTCAAAGCTATAATATTAACCCAAACTGGGATCAAGCTACAACCATTTGTAAACAAAAAGAAATCTTGAAAAGAAGAGAAACGAATAAAGATATATTAACGTTAATCCGTCCATTTATGGATGACCTGTTTGAGATAGTTAAAGGGACAGATAGTATCATAGCTTTTGCTGATAAGGACGGCATTGTACTAGAGTTATTTGGGGATAGTGAAATTGCCTTAAATGCCGCTTCTGTTAATTTTAAAGTTGGTGTAGATATGTGCGAAAAATCTAGTGGTACCAATTCGATAGCGTTATCACTAGTACATGGGAAGGCCATACAAGTTGTTGGACCAGAACATTATTGTGTAGTCTGGCATACATCTCATTGCTCAAGTGCACCAATTAAAGATCCATATAGTAATGAAATTATCGGCGTTATAACATTAGTAGGCTACTACCGTTCAACCCACCCTCATTCATTTGGCTTGGTGCGAACGGCTGCTGATACGATTATGAGATTAATCGAACAAAATGGAATGAAAAAAGAAAAGTATATGATTAACAATTATTTTAGTGCCGCATTAAATTCAGTATCGGACGGCATTTTAATTGTTAATCGCCTAGGTGAAATCATTCGAATTAATAAAATTGCTGCTCACCTATTGAAAATTTCACTAGTAGAAAATAAAAAATATCAAATAAGCGATATTCCTCAATTAGAGCCACTTTCTAAATACATTGAAGACTCCATTTCAGGTAATGAAATTATTCTTCAAGACGAGTTAAATATGTTATATGAAGAGAAGTTCAAGTTATTATTTACTTCACGAAAAATCGTCGTTGAAGGTCAATATCTCGGAAATATTATTATTTTGAAGAAGAAAGTGAATAAAGAGCTAAAACAGCATTCAGCAAAATATAATTTCACTTCACTAATCGGTAAAGATCAAGATTTTATTAAAGCAATCAAACTAGCTTCAAAAGCTGCTAAGACTGATAAAAGCATACTCATTATCGGGGAAAGTGGTACAGGAAAGGAACTTTTCGCACAAGCCATCCATAATGAAAGTGAGAGACAATTTGAAAGTTTTGTTGCCATTAATTGTGCTGCAATTCCAAAAGATTTAATTTCAAGTGAATTGTTTGGTTATGCCGAAGGTGCCTTTACAAGTGCGGTTAAGGGTGGAAAGATGGGGAAATTTGAGGCAGCTAACGGCGGAACTATCTTCCTAGATGAAATTGGTGATATGGCTTTAGAGTTACAGGCACACCTTCTCCGAGTCTTAGAGGAAAGAGAAATTACGCCAGTCGGTTCTAATGTTTCAAAGCCCATTGATGTTAGAGTCATTGCAGCAACGAATAAAGATTTATTTTCATTAGTCGAAGAAAATAAATTCCGGTTAGACCTATTATATCGATTAAATGTCATTTCTATAAAAGTTCCACCTTTGCGAAAAAGAAAACAAGATATTGAGTTATTTATTAAACACTATTTACCTACAAAAAAGATATGTCCAAATGTTTTAAACTATTTTTATGAATATGATTGGCCAGGAAACCTTCGTGAGATGCGAAATGTTATGGAACAACTAGATATTTTTTGTGAGGAAGAAATGGTTACTGAGGAATATTTACCAGAATACATTAGAGCAGATTTTCTTGAAAAAGAAGAAAATACAAGTCTCTATCAATCCGTAGCAAATGAAACAAAGAAAGAAACGATGGTTATTGCCTTAGAGAATAGTAGTAGTGTTTCAGATGTCGCAAAAAAACTTGGAGTTTCACCAAGTACATTATATAGATGGGCAAGCGAATATCAAATTAACATGAAAGATTATTTCAAAAAAACAAAACAAGCTTAG
- a CDS encoding MBL fold metallo-hydrolase — MKPLIIKKYVNGEMKTNSYVITDSEKSFCIVIDPGGNPENILNYIGNQKVDYILLTHCHFEHISGLKQLKRHTDASVIVHHSEAEWLLSPSLNLSDQNENPLICDWPDVMLNGDELIKCSNSTIKAIHTPGHSPGSTCFLLNDMYLFSGDTLLAGLVGHTNGPYGDSVLLKKSIKTKLLQLDESIIVYPGHGHETTMQTEKKNNLCSTIS; from the coding sequence GTGAAGCCGTTAATTATAAAAAAATACGTCAATGGTGAAATGAAGACAAACAGTTATGTGATTACAGATAGTGAAAAGTCCTTCTGTATAGTAATTGACCCTGGTGGAAATCCAGAAAACATTCTCAATTACATCGGTAACCAAAAAGTTGACTATATATTACTAACCCATTGTCACTTTGAACATATTTCTGGTTTAAAACAATTAAAGCGACATACAGATGCTTCAGTGATCGTTCATCATTCAGAAGCAGAATGGTTGTTGAGTCCTTCTTTAAATCTTTCAGATCAAAATGAAAATCCTTTAATCTGCGACTGGCCAGATGTAATGTTAAATGGTGATGAGTTAATAAAGTGTAGTAATTCTACGATTAAAGCCATTCACACTCCTGGTCATTCACCTGGAAGTACATGTTTTCTGTTAAATGATATGTATTTGTTTTCTGGTGATACATTATTAGCAGGGCTAGTTGGACATACGAATGGTCCGTATGGTGATAGCGTCTTATTAAAAAAATCTATTAAAACTAAATTACTCCAACTTGACGAAAGTATCATAGTATATCCAGGTCATGGGCATGAGACAACTATGCAAACAGAAAAGAAAAATAATCTATGTTCAACTATTTCTTGA
- a CDS encoding ATP-binding protein, translating into MKNPLTTLKGFIQLMQENRYDQSFTPVMLNEIERINQITNEFLVLSRPTVLSKDWYDFKKLFVEIEVIFSSLAISKNIEIIQTYTDIPRIYCDGNQLKQVFINIVKNSAEAVGHNGKIHLKFQSYDEEHILIRIEDNGKGFPNHILNKVGQPFVTTKENGNGLGIMVCKRIIETIHFGQLNMYNNESNGAVVDIILPYAAK; encoded by the coding sequence ATCAAGAATCCACTAACAACACTCAAGGGATTCATTCAGCTCATGCAGGAGAATCGGTATGATCAATCGTTTACTCCCGTTATGCTTAATGAAATTGAAAGAATTAACCAAATTACAAACGAATTTTTAGTTCTTTCACGACCGACTGTTCTTTCTAAAGATTGGTACGATTTTAAAAAACTATTTGTTGAAATTGAGGTTATTTTTTCAAGTTTAGCGATTTCGAAAAATATTGAAATTATACAAACCTATACCGATATCCCTCGTATCTACTGTGATGGTAACCAGTTAAAGCAAGTATTTATAAACATTGTTAAAAATAGTGCAGAAGCAGTAGGTCACAATGGGAAAATTCACTTGAAATTTCAATCATACGATGAAGAACACATTCTCATTCGTATCGAGGATAATGGGAAAGGGTTTCCAAACCATATACTCAACAAAGTCGGCCAACCATTTGTGACAACAAAGGAGAATGGGAACGGGTTAGGAATTATGGTTTGTAAACGGATCATTGAAACTATTCATTTTGGTCAATTGAATATGTACAATAATGAAAGTAACGGAGCGGTAGTAGATATTATTCTTCCTTATGCTGCAAAATAG
- a CDS encoding DUF429 domain-containing protein, whose amino-acid sequence MIVIGIDLSGPSNHKDTVLTVFKRQKDQLKFIKLISNLSDESLLQEILEQSELDEVVIGIDAPLSYEDGGGDRKGDKLLRQFIVSLGMKSGSIMPPTLNRMVYLTLRGIKLTREIESLHTRYPISIIEVHPGAVIGSRFSRSDIEHVLCYKQNLTARQFIRDWLSKQRLSDLPVFIEEESHSIDACAAALGAWHCKDPSFGPKWQLSANPPLHPYDYCC is encoded by the coding sequence ATGATCGTAATTGGTATTGATCTATCTGGTCCAAGTAATCATAAAGATACGGTATTGACTGTATTTAAAAGACAAAAGGATCAATTAAAATTTATAAAACTCATTAGTAATTTAAGCGACGAAAGTCTACTACAGGAAATTTTGGAACAAAGTGAATTGGATGAAGTCGTAATTGGTATTGATGCACCTTTATCATATGAAGATGGTGGGGGCGACAGGAAGGGGGATAAGCTTCTTAGACAGTTTATCGTTTCCTTAGGAATGAAGTCTGGATCCATCATGCCACCTACATTGAATCGAATGGTTTACCTTACTTTAAGAGGAATTAAACTAACGCGAGAAATCGAAAGTCTTCACACTCGTTACCCTATTTCAATTATAGAAGTTCATCCTGGTGCAGTGATAGGATCAAGGTTTTCTCGAAGTGATATTGAGCATGTTTTATGCTACAAGCAAAATTTAACAGCGAGACAATTTATTAGAGATTGGTTAAGTAAGCAGCGCTTATCCGATCTTCCTGTTTTCATTGAAGAAGAAAGTCATTCTATTGATGCATGTGCAGCCGCATTAGGTGCGTGGCATTGTAAAGATCCTTCGTTCGGGCCTAAATGGCAACTTTCCGCTAATCCACCTCTTCATCCGTATGACTATTGCTGTTAA